TGTGTTCCTCGGGCCTCATCTCCTCACTCCAAACAATCCCCTCTAGTGACCCCACCCCGACAACTACCACCAGCCAGGCTGTTCGCCCACTTCTCAGATCACATGGCACTGCAGAGACACTTTGATCACCACAGCaggaacaagaggaagagagagagagagagagagagaggaagggaggggaaaGAGCGAGTCAAGGGAGAAGAGCAGGGGGGTCagatgatggagaggagagacTTGAGGATCTTCTTGCAGACTAAACTGCACATTTCAGGCCTCCTGGAGTCGAGTGGACTTCAAAATTAagaaggataggttcacaatttttccatgtctgtcctaaaacaatagtcagcaATCAttgcaatcattcctcctgttcatactgaccattagaagatcccttcataatgcactttcagtgtaaaTGATGGGAGACAAATCCCCACAACCCTCCTTCTGTGCAAGAATGATTttaagataatatgaggcttcggccatccaaattagtcaaatcaagtcaatatctttcaaaggttttagtgccaaattccaaggaagaagaatgtgtggataTTTGCATcagtttttatccttttttttaaaaaaacactgtcaatcaTGAGTCTGACAGTGTTATAGGAGTGCGATGCTATATCGGTGGGTGTCTCTGTTAAGGAAGTTTTGATGACTTTTAATGTCGAAAGTTCAGAGACTCAAATTTGCAAGTTTTGTATTAAGTTAAGACAACGGTCATAACATCAGAGAggcattcattttgttttgtttgtgatcttgtgtgctaaaaaaaaaaaaaatcctggtgaaattcatttttcagaCCTTCAGTTGCCTTAAAGCCAAAATCTCCTCAATGTGTGAAGAGTTGAGCCTCGGATGAAAAGACCAGGCCCAGAGAGCTGAGGTACAGTGTGTAGATGATTTTTGGGAGCTGTGTCACAATCAAAAAACAACtactttaaaggataattccaatTTATTACAACTTTAGTCTTGCTTTTGTAGCTTCGGCCATCATTTCTCAAGGCAAGTCActtgctgagatctgggaaaaAACTGCAACGTCACTACAGTGAAGCAGCCGGACGATCGtctgtaaacaaaccaacatagTGACCAGATTATCAAAACCACAGTATTTAGAGGTAAAACCCAAAGTGAGTGAGTTGTGTGATGGCCAGAGATGGAGAATGAGTTTGGGGACTTGAGTGGCTTTAATTTAACTCCCTCCACCcccctttattattattatctttttcttcctctttcaatCTGATCTATTGTATTTTTCTCTCCGGCAGCTACATAACATGATGTTGGTGCTTGTTGATTAACATGTATATctgagaagaagaggaggttgTACTCTCtgagttttatttgtgtttaataaggatgttaatttttttctctatgAAAATTGGGAAAATAACTCTTAACATACAGTAAACCCGTCTTTATAAGAATTCATTTCTTACCTCTGGTCTTCTGTGATACTTTAATTATCTTGCTGTCTTTATGCtctattaaaaacaataaaaaaacaaagtgagtaCATCTGAATTTTCAGTAATAATTCCTCAGTGTGCAAGAAAAGTATAGCAGGTTAAAGCTGAAGTTGGTCTGTAAACTGAGATGGAGATgaacaacagacattttggaTCATCATTTTTTAACTGTCTGTTtactgcttgtgttttttgctCCATTCGACTTCTCTTTTAgtgatgttgctgtgtttccAGATCTCATAAATTAATTTGGGTGAGTGGCTACAACTGTGAAAATACAAGTTGTAATATACACATGAAATATCCTGTAAAAGGTTGACTGTTTATTTTCGAGACTGTTTTTCTCAAATCCGTAAATTCTCAAGTATCTTCAAGGCCCCGAATTGAAAGGAAGGGCACTATAATGTCATCcatacatgcaaaaacacacacacctctctctttcctcttgtcCTATTTCCAGTAAATGACACTTTGTGCCCTCCAGCAATCAGAGCATGTAAATCTGGCCTCTGAGCATTATGGGGCCTTGCTCTGGCTGCACAGTGCAGCTGTGGGTGGAGCTATCACGCTATCATTAGTATTAGCGCCGGAGCTCTCGCCCTGACCCTCCCTGACATCACTGTGCGGCCGCGTCCAACTCTGTTAGTCTGCCAAACACAACCGCTTTGACTCTTCAAGGGcatgtctctcttcctctggaTTCCAACTCCTCTCTGCGAGGagccagaggaagaggaggaggaggaggaggaggaggaagaggaggagagtcaATTTCTTCATCCCACACCTGCAGAGCGAATCAACTTGTCAGGAGACGGGTGGAACATAACACACGTTAATGTCACttgcaaaaaacacattttagtgattgttcagtttctttagtgttgtttttttttttaccacagtgGGGctataaaattatgtttattcagACTTATATAGGTTATATACTGTAGGTTTCGATTTGACTATATTAATTACTCAGGAGAAGAAATTCACTTCGAGACTAAatcaacaaagaaacaaagaaaaaggccCAAAACATGCTCCATGGAAGTAGGCGAACGCACACGGTTTGAACTACACAAGATCTATTTCACGCGTTCTGGAGAGCGTCACCTGAAAATTACAACTGAGTGTTGCAGCTGGTGTCGCTATAGCATGTTCGTTATGGTTCACTACTGCTCAAAACAATCATAGATGTAGAAGTTCTGGCTGAATTTTGTCACGTCTTTATTCAGACAGGAATATTTCCATCCTTCGTCTGTCAGTGGATCAAAGGTCGCACATCGtatcttctgtgtttttctgtggtttcttgttttctttcttcagtgCAGTAAGCACAGCAGTAACATCCTTTCACAGACGCCACTACTGCTACTGTCAATGCAACACCAAAACACGCTGATTAGCTTTAACTAACCTACATTATCTCTTTAAGGACTGAGATTGATCACCTCTAGGTGTGTTCACTAGATCAATGCCTTGCACCGGCcatttgtgtttgcatgctTCAGACACGGAAGCGGCTCTGTGAAGACACAACTGTGCTTTGAGATAAATGCTAACTcactaacatgctcacaatgataatgctaacatgctgatgctgatTTGCTAATTTAGTGTGCTGATGATGTGCTgatttagtgtgttagcatgctaacatttgctaattagcactaaacacaaaggtTGACAGAAATTAGCTTTTTGACCTGATAATTGTGCTAAATGGAAAGTCACCAAAGTTATAACAATTCATTCAGAGTTTGACATGAAggtgtgtaccaaatttcatccTATGGTTGTGaatacatttcactcaaaaccacacgtcaacctcatggtggcgctagaggaatTCCTCCTCTGGCGACCATGAATATCACTACAAAGTTTCAAAGTAGTCCAACCAATATttggagatatttcagtctgcacCAAAATGGTGGACCAACTAACCAGCTGACATTGCCATGGTTAGAAAAGGAGTTTGACTCCCAATCTGAGTCTATGCGGGACCTGGGAACGCCTAATTTCAAATATTacaatttgatttatttaaaaggtTGACAACTCAGCCTCTCCCCAAATTAGAAATGAGGGCTGAACTCGTCCTCGCCCTCCCACTCTGTGATATCACATTTGATGTATTGTTTCACAGACGTTTACGGCCCTCCGTCTGCCAGCTGTCTGGCAGGCCCGGCTCGCAGTGAAACATGTAACAAGACATCGCGTTGAAAAAGTTATGAGAGAGAAGTCAGAGAAGACAGAGATACAAACGGGAATGGTACGCCTatgaggagaggcagagagaccGAACTTATTCATTcctaaaacatattaaaaatgtgacattCAGACAGCTGCACTGAGGCCAGGTGCTGCTTTATGAGAAAGCCGGTATCTCAGCCTCctccccacatacacacattcactttCTCTTTAATATAATCCGGGCTTGTAAAATGACTTCTGCTTATGAATTTTGAATAAAGATGGCTATACATAAAAAAGCCCTATTCATTTAGACTGCTACGTTGACATATTTTTCCCTCAAATTTATGGAGAGGAGCTTGTGTCAGTGAACTCAGATAATGGCAAATCAGGATCtcagcacttttttttctaatagAAACTTTCCCCCCCTTCCTTATTTGATGAATCCGCTGGCCTCTAAACTTGTCCAGAGCTCGGAGAACGTTTAGGGAAGCACATATTGTACCGCCTATCATACTGAATCCCcttattttttataattcagTCTTTTTCTGAGAAgacttctttctctccttcaacCACACATACATAAATCACTGAATAATAAATCCTTTTTGTCTCACAAATAGATTTGCTTTGTATATCTGCCTCAGCAGTATATGTGAAGcacttcctcacacacacaaacacgctgGCAGCATGTTAGGCCCCTGAAAGCAATGCTTTTAGGGCGGTGGTGTAGAAAGGTGTTGGATGCTCTCTTTACAGGGATACCTCCGGTAGAATAGACATTACAGCAAACCTGTGTTTCTCTTCTCAGGAATGCCATGACTGTTTGTATCTTACACGTTGTCTTCTTCGTGGCTTTTTACCtcgaagagagagagagagagagagaaaatgtgctCACTGGTGTGTATAAAAAAGCTGTTACTGTGCAGCAGGAGTGCAACTTCGCATGTAGTTTCTTCTGAGGAAAGAACATAAtttgtcagtttcagtttctttcTGTTACAGCCAGTTTTTCTCATATTCTCTTGGTTACATATCTGTAATATTGGCAGCAAGTTGAGGTAAAGTTGGGTGTTTTCTGCCTGTATTAATCCACTCATATAGACATTGGAGTTTGTCTGATACAGGCGTTTGAGGGCCAGTACTGATATTTTTAGATTGCGGCTCCCGGTGGTCGATTACAGTGTGTTATCACCTTTTTACAACAGCAGGCAGAGGCAGTGGTTTTAGTAGAGCGCAGAGGGTTTTATGTCTGACAGCTCAGCTGTTATTTTTATGGGTTTATGAAGGTTGATGCCAATATTTTGGAGTGAATATCCCAATATCCAGTATTTTGTGTCAATATCCAGTATCTCAACATTTGGCCATTTTCAAGCATGAAGTCTCTGGAAGCAAGTATTCATTCTGTGTCCTCGTAATGAATAAAATCACACGGGCCCCCACACAGATAGATAaacaagagcacacacacacatacacatacagtatttgtgctGCTATCCTTGTGAGGACCATCACCGACATAATGcattccctaaccctaaccttcaAACAAAGGTGTGCGCAGGATTTCAACAGCTACTTTTGTCACTTTTCGTGAGggcaacaccatgaatgcttTTAAGGAGAGACTGTAAGTGCGCGTCGTTATCCCCATTTTAAAGGCAGCGTGGTCAATCTGAACAGGCAGCACTTTGCTATCATTGTAAAAGGTAATAATATGTCGGTGTTATGTTCACCGCTTGTTTCtgttgctaaaaaaaataagctattgcaggtttaaaggatatggctggcagttttctatatttttcttattgtcaacaagtcTCACGTGCAAACCCAAACCAAGAATTGATCTGCTTATAAGTactgtgtgtatccaaagcctaaTTGCttcgttagcttgttgtgctacatatcacaatctttgactttgtactacagttctttgagaaattaacAATGTAGTCACTTGTGATaagtagcacaacaagctagtgaaacACTGTACACAGAaccgcgttcctgcacatgctcagtggcgtctgcttTACActgaactactctccggagactgaaaacttgATCACTgtttattagtctttggagctgtttccaAACAAACTAATGCATCTGTAATctttgtaatgaaggaacatgtcatccagagCAGCGgagtggctcattgatgtgttttaaatagtttttggacaacaatggaggtctacggcacagaggaataagatatatatgaggctctgcacatgagatttgttgacagtaagaaaaacatagaaaatcgCCATAAAATTGGTGCCAAGCCAGATGTACATgcgcacacccacacacacacaaattaacgTCTACCTTACTTGTGAGGATACTGCATTCACTTACATTCATTCCCTGGAGGCTTACCTCAACCTTAACTTTGTATTAACTCTAACCTTGACAATTAGAATAAAATTAAGCCTAATTTAAATGCCTTGTGGGGACCAAATGATCTGTCCCCAGATGGGAGGTgagtccccacaatgtgactGTATGAGCCGATTTCCATCCCCACATGAGCAGTACAAGTATTAACACACGCCATCCTATATATGCTCCTTTTTTCGGTGGCTTCCAACCTGATAAATCTCAGAGCTCAAATGATTATTGAAGggatataaatgaaaaacacttaTTTCTGTCGCACACAATTATGTTTTGAGGGTCAAAGTTCAATCTTGACCTTGggaatttgacaaaataattatcTCAATTTACTGTCTTTTCCTGGAGCTATTGATTGCATTTCATGGTCTACATCAGCAAATTGAGTCTGCTCAGTTGCCACCATAGACACACAGTCGGTTGATTTGTCAGCACGTGAGTAACATGAAACAGCTGAAAGACCAAACAGTTGAAGgacaaaacataaatgaattAAAGCTCTGGAAAAGGCTAGTAAGTggatttaagattattttgtcaaatattttattttctggctGTACTGACGTACTGGATTTGCTAATATCTTCCATGCCTagagaaatatttcaaattaacAACAATCTGAGAAGGAAAATTTCACTATTTTGACTTACCTGCTCACAACCCATGAACACGCTTAGGCCATAACCTGTGATGAAGGGTCACAAGTagacattgcttcattttaaagggccagaagacaaaaaaagtcaGGAACCACTGCTCTATTCCACAGGTCACCATGAAGACAAGtagtttgcttttaaaaaggGAACAGCATTGCAAGTGATATGATGATGTAACAGACAGTTAGACGAGTGTTAGTACTGAAACAAAAAAGGTGTGAGAGGGTAAAGTGTGTGTTAGAGACACGCAGTGAAACATGGTGATTTGTTCCCCCTAGGGTTCGTATTTTATTCATCAGGACTTGATGCATCCAAGTATAGGATCATTCGGTTTTGGCACCTTTAaagatttcattttcaatttgaacaacacattaaaaatcaaaagaaacaaaagaaatggCTAAGGCtgtgtgagttttaaaaataaaatacatacatacatatatttatatatttataaagaaatcaaccaaaccattttaaaaaagcagtttTGTTCAATGTagattgtttggtttgtctCACAAAAGCAATAAGataaaatgaactaaataaataaaaaaagaaaacataagaaaaatacacatgaaaacattaatACTTTAAACTTTAGCGTCTtcgctttttttccccttataATTATTAACCTTTAAAACTTAAGTTTCTCAAGAGCAGATTTGCTGTAATTTTATAGCATGCATTTAATTTCTGAAACTGTGAGTCACTTAGCTTCTCTTGTACTATTTCatatttaacttgtttttatttttgtgtttggcgtcctcttcttttccttcccctctgctccttcctttttttattttgtagaaGTCGTGTTTGGAGTCTTTGCTTTGTGAACTTTGACCCCTTTGTTGGCTCTTTCTGTTAAGGGGTTCAAATCTCCCGTTACGACCCTCCCCAAAAAAAGAAAGCGAACAGGGACTGAGAAAAAGACGAGAAGGTTCTATTAAAAGAATAGATATTATTCTACTGTTGACTGTCTGCGTCTGCCTCTGGTGGCATCAGTAGCTGTGTACTGCTGCTACCTACAGCACCGTCTCTTGTTCTCAACCTTCAAATGAACAGATACTAAAAGAGTCTTTTCTCATGTTACCAACAGCACTTGGTTTagttaacttgtttttttcttttttgcttcgGTAAAGTCTGTATCTCTTGATTATTAAcgtaataatttatttataaaagtaatacatatatatagtacCTTTGTTAGAGATTACAGATTGGGCTAATTCGTACTGAATCCCAAGCTGTAACAATTCACagttttaatgcaaaaaatgaacaaatgagtcaataaataaaagagTGTGTATCTGAGCGGTGGGCTGGCTGAGGGGGAGCTTGACCTGTTGCTCCAACCGAACTGTGGGGCAAAACTGTCAAACCAAAGGGCTATGAAATCATGAAATCAATTCTTTATCTCATAAATGCCCACCCCGCCCTCCCTTTCAGTGCCCCGAACCTCATAAACAAACCCTGCGCAAAAAAATGACAGATCTCACTCTCTCGGGACAACCTGACCCACTCTCACTCTTCTGCCATTCAATCCAGGAACACAGCAGACTTGTTGAAACTCTCTCAACAATGGTAATGGAAAAGTCATGCAGctgaacaaaaagaacaaatgtcTATAAACATGGAAATCCATCTTCTCCTGGGGCGTACTCGACCCACAGGGGTTCCCGTGTCTCCTGGTCTCCTTTCTCCGCCGGGCTGGCCTGGCCTGTGTCGACTCCCTCATACCGGCGTGGTGCGGCGGTTTGCTGTGTTGGTGTGGCTCGAGTCTTTCAGGTCCTTCTGGATGCAGTTGTGGACTTGCAGGAAGTTGTGGTCCCTCTCAGAGTTGTAGGTGGCGGTGGGTGTGCCGGAGGACTTGAGGGTGTCCCGGGGCAGCGTGTACATGGAGATCTCCGTGGATGGCAGCGCGCTGAAGCCCTTGAGGCCCACTGGCGAGGTGTCGCGGGAGTGTGATGGGTCTGTGGAGCGGGAGGAGGAGCGCGAGCGGCGCCGGTAGCGGTAGCGGTAGCTGGGGATTCGCGTTATGGCCGAGCCTTGGAGGTAGTCGGCTGCGCGCGCCCCTATTCGAAGCTGTCGATGGCGGTCGATGAACATGTGCACGGCCAAGACGCCCACCATCTCAGCCATGATGAAGGAGAGGGCGCCGAAGTAGAAGGACCAGCCGTACGAGTAGCTGTTCTTCTTGGAGTCGCTTTTTGATGGGTCCCCCGCGTTGGCTGATATGTACACGATGATCCCGATGATGTTGCTCAGGCCTGAAGGGTCGGGAGGTGGGGGATGGGCGCCATACAACAGGAGAGGGGTGGGTCATGGGTAATCGGTTCATgggaacagaagaagagaagagaagaagaaaacaagtcaGGATGAGCTCATAGGCCCGAGTTATTCTTGGTGTATGCTCAACTTAATATGCAGTATCATACCAAATAAGAGAGCTGATTCATGCACTGTACGCAGTGTACTAATCCTGTCCAACTCTCCATCCAACATGACTGATATTAGACTTCTAATCTTTGCCCTTGCAGTGAGAAACAGGAAAGCTTCACGTCTTGATGCAGATCATATGGGACAGAGCATATAATAATCCACGCCAAGGCTGAGCTCTGTGGTAGAGCCCATCATAtattcacatacatacagtactgttaCTTGTT
The genomic region above belongs to Thunnus albacares chromosome 17, fThuAlb1.1, whole genome shotgun sequence and contains:
- the cacng2a gene encoding calcium channel, voltage-dependent, gamma subunit 2a isoform X2; amino-acid sequence: MCDVGHAKLLQGGVESGRESGAALSRRRSGVICGDISSGVEGAVRASSIFPILSVILLFMGGLCIAASEFYKSRHNIILSAGIFFVSAGLSNIIGIIVYISANAGDPSKSDSKKNSYSYGWSFYFGALSFIMAEMVGVLAVHMFIDRHRQLRIGARAADYLQGSAITRIPSYRYRYRRRSRSSSRSTDPSHSRDTSPVGLKGFSALPSTEISMYTLPRDTLKSSGTPTATYNSERDHNFLQVHNCIQKDLKDSSHTNTANRRTTPV
- the cacng2a gene encoding calcium channel, voltage-dependent, gamma subunit 2a isoform X1 — its product is MECGNMGLFDRGVQMLLTTVGAFAAFSLMTIAVGTDYWLYSRGVCKTKSMSENETSKKNEEVMTHSGLWRTCCLEGNFKGMCKQIDHFPEETDYEADPSEYFLRAVRASSIFPILSVILLFMGGLCIAASEFYKSRHNIILSAGIFFVSAGLSNIIGIIVYISANAGDPSKSDSKKNSYSYGWSFYFGALSFIMAEMVGVLAVHMFIDRHRQLRIGARAADYLQGSAITRIPSYRYRYRRRSRSSSRSTDPSHSRDTSPVGLKGFSALPSTEISMYTLPRDTLKSSGTPTATYNSERDHNFLQVHNCIQKDLKDSSHTNTANRRTTPV